From Bradyrhizobium sp. sBnM-33:
TCTGCCGCATAAGCAGCCGGAGATCCTCGCACAATGGGAGGATGCCCTACGCAAAGCCGGACTGCCGGAATAATCAGCTCATCCTTGATTGTATTGCCCTTTGGACCGAAAGCTACCTTACCGCGCCATCGTTTGCTGATGGCAATTTCCGCGATGCAGCGGTCAGTCCAGTAAAGCTGGACAAGAGGACATCGTTATCAATCCAACACTTGCGCTACCGTCGTGTCTGCGCCGCCGATTTCGGACTCCGGCGCAAATTTTGCACTCTGTTGTGCCGCCTTATTCGAAGGCAAAGATCCGCTTCCAGTCCTTCTTCATGTCGACCACGGTCCATTTGTTCACCGCCGCCGCGTCCAGCGCTACGTCGAGCTCGCCGAAATGCGAGTGTCGATCGTAGGCATATTCACGCTCCGCATCGGTGTGGTGGACAATCAAGCCGAACCGCGCGCCACTAGCGCCGAGCGTCGTCCATTGCAGCATTTCGAGATCGCCGTCGGAATTGCCGAAGGCCGCGATCGGACGGCGGCCGATGTACTCGTTGATACCGACTGGCTTGCCGGCCTTGTCGTCGATGAAATTGATCTGCGGCAGCCTGAACAATACGGGCGTACCATCGCGCATCTCGAATCGAGTCTTGATCGACGATCCGACGACCTGCTCTGGAGGTATTCCGTAGATCCGCTCGGTCCACGGCCGCATGAACTCGATACCGCCGCCTGATGTGATGAAGGTTTTGAAGCCGCTGGCCCGGAGATAGGTGAGCAGTTCCAGCATCGGCTGGTAGACTAACTCGGTATAGGGCCGCTTGAAGCGGTGATCACGCGTGCTCGCAAGCCAGTCGGAGGTGATCTTCTCGAACTCTACCGTGGTCATACCGGCATGGGTGACCGCCACCAGTTCTACCAATCCCTTTTCACCGGAGGCCGCCAGTGCCTTCAGGTCGCCATCCAGCACCGCAGCGAATGGCTGCTTGGTCTTCCATTCCGGATGCGTCGGCGCCATGGCCTTCACACGGTCGAGTACAAAGGCCAGTTGCACGTACATCGGCTGCTCGACCCAAAGCGTGCCGTCATTGTCGAAGGTCGCGATGCGCCGATCGACCGGTACGAACTCAGGCCCGCCTTGCGTCGTGACGCGCGCGACGAAGTTGAGGATTGAAGCCTTGGTCGCACCTTCGTTCCAGGACGGCAGCGGATCGGATGGCGTCTGCGCGGACGCGAAGCGATACGATGCGGAAAGGAGCGGGAGAGTTGCGAGCGAAGCGAGCAGGAATCGGCGATCGATGAGGGGAAAGCGAATCGGCCTCATATCACTCTCCATAGGTTAACGGGGACGGCGCCATGACAGCGCTGTCCTCTCCAGTCGGATCCCGTCAGTTGCCCGTCGGCATCGGCAGTTTAGTGCCTTCACCGGACGGCAGGACAAATTCAGCGTTTCATTCAGCGTGACCCTAATTCTTGGCGGTGGGGCCCTCCTGCAGTTTCGCCAGAACCTCATTAAGTGCGAAGCTGCCGGGCTTCTGACGCGGCGGGTATTCCTGGTAGGTTTTCAGGTGTGCGGCTACGTAAGCCTGCGCCGGCACAAGCATGAAGGCACGCTCGACACGCCACTTGGAATATTCTCCGGCGTCGACCTGAGCCCGCTCGAAGGGGTCGGCGCGGAGGTCGAAGAGCTTGGGGAAACGAAGTGTAATTAGCGGGTTCTCCCAAACGCTAAGCCCCTCGACGCGCTGTTCCATGAACACGAGCTTCCAGCGGTCGTAACGAAGGCCGGCGAGGTTGCCGTCATCGGTCCAGTAGAAAAATTCCTGACGTTTGCCAGGGCCGGCTCCTGCCAGCACATCGCGTTGGTTGTAGCCGTCCAGATGCACTTTGAAGGTCTTGCCTCCGGACTGGTATCCCGTCAGCAGCTTTTCCGTTACATTCGGTTCGCCGGCGGCGGCGACGAGTGTCGGCACGAAATCTTCATGCGAGGTGATGTGGTTGATCTCGGTCCCGGGCTTGATGACGCCGGGCCAGCGCATCATGCATGGTACGCGGTAACCGCCTTCCCAGTTCGTGTTCTTCTCGCCTTTGAACGGTGTAGTGCCGCCGTCCGGCCAGGAGAACACCTCAGCGCCGTTGTCGGTCGTCCAAACGACGATGGTGTTGTCGGCAATGCCTAGATCATCCAGCTTTTTCATAAGCTGGCCCACCATGCCGTCGAATTCGGTCATGCCATCCGCGACGATACCGAGTCCGGTCTTGCCCTTCGATTCCGGTTTGAGGTGGGTGTAGATGTGCATTCGCGTCGCGTTGAACCAGCAGAAGAACGGCTTGTTGGCTCGGTGCTGCCGGTCGATGAAGTCGAGCGATGCCTCAAGAAACTCGCCATCCACTGTCTCCATACGTTTCCTGTTGAGTGGGCCTGTGTCTTCGATCGTCTGCTTGCCGACGCGGCCGAACCGCGGGTCCTCCGTGGGGTCGTCCCGATCGCTTGCCTTGCATTTCAATACGCCGCGCGGGCCGAACCTGGCTTTGAACTCGGGGTTCTTGGGGTAGTCGGGGTTCTCCGGCTCCTCCTCGGCGTTGAGGTGGTAGAGGTTGCCAAAGAATTCGTCGAATCCATGAACGGTCGGCAGGTGCTCGTTGCGGTCGCCGAGATGATTTTTGCCGAATTGACCGGTCGCGTATCCCAGCGGCTTGAGCAAATCCGCAAGCGTCGGATCCTTTTCAGACAGTCCCTCCTTGGCGCCAGGCAATCCGACCTTGAGAAGGCCAGTCCGGAAGCAGGATTGACCGGTGATGAATGCGGCGCGCCCCGCGGTGCAGGACTGCTGCGCGTAATGGTCAGTGAAAATCGCGCCTTCCTTTGCGATGCGGTCTATATTCGGCGTGCGGTAGCCCATCATGCCCCGGTTGTAGGCGCTGATATTCCAAAGTCCGATGTCATCACCGAAGATGACGAGGATGTTGGGCCGCTGGCCACGAGGCGCGGCAGGTGTTGGTTGCTGGGCCTGCGCTGGCGAAACCTGCCCAGCCGAGATCAGGCCGGCAGTCGCGAGCGCCGATGTTCCCGCCAAGAGCATTGCGCGACGACTCACAGCAGCGCGAGGGCGTTGCTCTTTGTTGTCGTTCTCATGAGAGGAGTTGGTACTCATGCTCGCTTCCTTTCCCTGGTGATGCACCTGAAGCCAACGTGACTCATCGATGTATCAACCGGCTGCGCATGCCGCGCTGCCGGGCGATAGCGACGGCAATAATTGGGCGCGCAGAGATGCGAGCCGCCTTTAACCACCTTGCGCGGAATTCTGATCTGCGGCTGCGATGGGTCGTAGCTGCCGGCCTCCCGCCCGCCGCGAGGGTTCTCGGGAATGCAGCACGCTTTCGGCGCATCCGCTTCGTGCTTCGGCGAATACCAGTCGCTCGTCCATTCCCAGACGTTGCCGATCATGTCGTAGACGCCGTAGCCGTTCGGCGGAAACGCCGTCACCGGCGACGTGCGAAGAAAACCGTCCTCGTTCAGGTTCTGGTTCGGGAAATTCCCCTGCCACGTGTTGGCCATTTGGCGTCCATCAGGCGTGAGTTGATCGCCCCAGGCATATTCCGCGCCGTCGAGTCCGCCGCGCGCGGCAAACTCCCATTCGGCTTCTGTCGCCAATTCCTTGCCCGCCCATTTCGCATAGGCCGCCGCATCGGCGTGGCAGATGTGCACGACAGGATGATCGTCGAGCGCGTTGATGTTGCTCTTACGCCCATAGGGACGGCGCCAGTTCGCATCCTTGGTGAAGCACCACCACTGAGACCAGTCGCGCAGATCGATTGGATGCTTGGGCGGCGTGAACACCAGCGAGCCCGCAAATAGCATGTGCGGCAGAGCGCCAGGATAATCTTTCGGATTGGGCGGGATCTCGGCGAAGGTGACGTATCCCGTCGCGCGAACAAATTCTTTGAACTGCCGGTTGGTCACAGGCGTGCGATCGATCCAGAATCCGTCAACGGTAACTTCGTGCGCCGGGGCTTCTTCGGGATAATGCTTGTCCGATCCCATGCGGAAAGTGCCGCCGGGTATCCGGATCATCGCGTCGGTCTGCGAAGCACCGACCGTGACGTCAGCTTTGAATGTGCTTGCAGGGAAAAGCGTTGTCATCTCGCGCGCTGCCTCCCGCTCGATCGCCAAAATTGTGATCCGGAGGGCAAGCTACGCAGGAGCCCCGTCACAGGCTATTGGACCGTGGTCCAACATCGGAGCGAGCCTGCCGGCGCCACTGGGCGGGCCTTGCGGCGCTTGCGCGCATGAATTGCACTGAGGCGACATCCGCCGGTTGTTCCGTCGCGCGAAAAAATTCCCCTTGATTCTACTCACGAATCCTGGACGTCCGGGGGAGGATACGACCCCAAAAACGTGCTAAGGTTGCATGGCGGCAACGTTGAGCCGTGCGGGCAGATTTCACAGTTTGTGAATTTACAATTGTAACGTTTTGAGTGGCGGCCTTCTTCAGTATGATTAGGACGCGCATTGTCGTGTGGAGCATCGGACTCCTTTTTTTGCTCGCGGGGGAGGCCCGCGCTGGGGAGCGTGCGCGCGTTCTTATGCTTCACGCCTTCAACTACTCTTTTCCTGCCACCAGCGTGATCGCGGAGGCCGCTCGCAAGCGGCTGGTCGAGCACTCGAAATCAGTCGAGATCGATGCGGAGTTTCTCGATCTGGGTCGAAATACTGACGAGGCCCATTCGCTGCGAACGGCGACGTTTATTCGCGACAAGTACGGGAAGCATCCGCCGGATCTGGTGATCACGCTCGGCAGCAATGCGTTGCCATTTGTCGTCAAGCACCGAGACCTGCTTCCCGATGTCCCGGTCGTCTTTGCATCCATCTCGCCACAGACGTATGCTGCCATGCGATTGCCACCGAAGATGACCGGGATCATCACTGCGTTCGATCTGGCGAAGACGCTTTCGCTCGCGGAGCGGCTCCAGCCGGATGCAAGCAAATTGTTTGTAATCGCCGGAAGCGGCGAGACCGATCGCCGCTGGCAACCGGTGGCTCGCAAGATGATCGAGGAGCGCGGCGGCAAATTCGAGACGACATTCCTGTTCGAGCTTCCATACTCAGAACTCGTCGCTGAACTGTCGAAGGTGCCCAACGATGCGATCGTGATCCTTCTGACGGTTTTTGCCGACGGCGAAGGCAAGACCTTCGTCCCTGCGCAGGTCGCGGCTGATCTGTCCGCGTTGTCAGCGGCACCGGTTTACGGCCCTTACGATACATTTGTCGGCAGGGGTGCCGTCGGCGGCTTTGTTGAGACGTTCGAGTCGGTCGGCGTTGCAGCGGCTGAAATGGCGATCGAAATCATGGAGGGCGCGGATCCGGCCACGCTCGCGCCCCGAACCAATCCCGCGCAGCACTACCGCGTCAATTACCGGGCAATGCAACGCTGGAATCTAAAAGAGAAAGACCTCCCGCCCGACACCGTTGTTCTGTTCAAAGAGCCGACGATCTGGGGTCAGTATCGGGGCACCGTTCTTGCGGCACTCTCTGTCCTCGGCTTGCAATCGACAATTCTGGGCGCCTTGCTGATTCAGCGGCGCAGGAGACAGCGCGCCGAGGAACTCCTTAAGGAGAGCGAGGAACGGATGACCTTTGCCGCCGCTGCAGCAAACATCGGACTCTGGAAGTTTGACCGGGATACCGATGAATTGTGGGTTACCGAACATGGCAGGGCGCTGTTCGGGCTGCCGAGTGATGCACCTCTCACCCGCGAGGCATTCCTTGCCACTGTTCATCCGGATGATCTCGAAACCGCAAGCCGTTCGCTTCGGAATTCCTTCAGGACGGAGCGGTCCACGGCCAGCGACGTGCGAATTGCCTTGCCAAGCGGTGAGACCCGTTGGATCCGCATGCGCGCCCGGTCCTATACGGAGAGCAACGGCGAGCCAAGGCAACTAGGGGGCATTTTCGTCGACATCACCGACCAGAAATCGGCCGAGGCTGAGACCGCACTACAACGTGTGGAAATTGAGCACCTGATGCGGGTGTCCGCGCTCGGCGAACTTTCCGGCTCGATTGCGCACGAGGTCAACCAACCCCTCACTGCGATCCTGTCAAATGCGCAGGCAGCCCTCCATCTCCTCAGGCAGAATGCTCCCGATCTAGCGGAGATTCGCGGCGCCCTTGAGGACATCGTGCATGAGGATAACCGGGCTGGCGAGGTTATCCACCGTCTCCGTAGCCTTCTTAAGAAGGGCGAGAGGAAGGTGGAAAGCATCAACATAAATGACCTTGTCAGATCAACAATCAGCTTAGTGCACAGCGAGCTGATCGGCCGCGACATCAGCGTCAAACTTAATCTGCAAGACAACGTGTTCCTGACGCGGGGTGATTCTGTTCAGTTGCAGCAAGTTCTGCTTAACCTCATCATGAATGCGATGGACGCCATGGCCTCGACCCCAACAACCCAGCGGTCCATCCTGATCTCGACCCGAGAGGCGAAAGCCGGAATGATAGACGTGCTCGTGAAGGATCGGGGGCACGGCATCTGCCCCAAGGAAAATGGCCGGCTGTTCGAGCCGTTCTACACCACCAAGGCCCATGGCCTTGGCCTGGGTCTGGCTCTTTGTTCGACGATCATAAAGGCGCATCAGGGAAAGCTGACCCTGGTCAACGGCGAGGGCGGTGGCGCTGTTGCTGGATTTTCGTTGCCCGCCCAGCAACCTGCATTCAGTTCTGCATGACCGACAAGTTCACGGTTTATCTCGTTGACGATGACCCCGGAGTCCTCAAGGCGTTGTCGCGACTGCTCCGCGCCAAGGGTTATGACGTCAAGCCCTATTCTTCGCCGCAGGTATTCCTCGAAGAGCATGACGAGGCGATTCCCGGATGCGCCGTACTCGATGTTTCGATGCCAGATCTTGATGGTCTGGAGATTCAGGATGTGTTGACCACCGCCAGTGGCTCGCATCGTCCCATCGTGTTCGTCACCGGCAAAGGCGACATTCCCACCAGCGTACGTGCCATGAAAGCCGGGGCGATCGATTTCCTGACCAAGCCGGTAAAGGACCAGGATTTGTTTGAAGCGCTATCCCGCGCTGAAGCCATGGACGCCGAGTTGCGTCGACTTCGTTCCGAACTGGACGTGATGCGAGCGAAGGTAAGGACCTTGACCCCACGTGAACGCGAGGTGCTTACGCATGTCGTGGCGGGGCGGCTCAACAAGCAGATTGCCGGCGAGCTGGGTACGGTCGAAAAGACCATCAAGGTTCACCGCAGCCGGATGATGGAGAAACTTGGCGTTCGAACTGTCGCCGACCTGGTGCGGATGGCCGAGAAGCTCAAACTGTCCAAATAAGACGCACCTGTTGGCCCAAGGGCCAACTCGACGAGCGCAGGGTGCACCGGCAATAGTCTTCCATGGCGGAAGCTTCCCCATGGATTGCCATTGTGGACGATGATCCGGCCGTGCTCAAGGCCTTGAGTCGGTTGCTGCGTTCGCACGCTTTTCGTGCCCGGGCATATGGATCGGGAGAGGAATTTCTCGCGGCGTTGCCAGCTGGTCTGCCCGTATGCCTGATTGTGGATCTTCAGATGCCAGAGATGAACGGCCTGGAGCTTCAACAGCATCTCATAAGCAACGGCATAAAAATTCCGACAATCCTTATCACCGCGCATGCCGACGCTGCGCTGCAAGAACAATCGCATGAAGGTACGCAGGTAGCCAGCCTCCGGAAGCCTTTGCAGGACGAAGCCTTATTCTTGGCTATCGACAGGGCGATCGGCAGTTCGCGAAATATTGGGTAGGACCGGATGCAGCAAAGGACGGGCGCTAACCCAGAGGTCTGGTCAAATGAATGAAGTGACTTGAGAGATACTGTAACTGGATGAAGTCTGCGCCGTCGTCAATCGGCGAGCGCTTTGCGGATCATGATCGCCATATCCGATTTCCGGTAGGGCTTGGCGAGCAGCAATACGCCTTCGTCGAGTCGCCCGTGATGAATAATGGCATTCTCGGTATAGCCCGAGGTGAACAGAACCTTTAATCCGGGCCTGGCCTTCGCTATCTCGTCGGCGAGTTGGCGGCCGTTCATGCCGGGCATGATCACGTCGGTAAATAGCAGGTCGAACGGATGGCCGGTGTGGACCAGCGCGAGAGCCTCGGTCGCGTTCGCGGCATCCAGCGTGACGTATCCGAGCGAATGCAGTTGCGCCAGCACATAGTCGCGCACCAGCTTGTCGTCCTCCACCACCAGAATCGTTTCATGGCCGCCCTCGACGGCCGGCGCCAGTGTAGCCTCGATCGCCGGCAATGCGCCCGTGGCCGGCGGTAGATACATCTTGATCGTCGTGCCATGGCCTTCTTCGCTGTAGATCATGATGTGGCCGGCCGATTGCTTGATGAAGCCGTACACCATGCTCAGCCCAAGGCCGGTACCTTTGCCAGGTCCCTTCGAGGTGAAGAACGGATTGAATACCTTGTCGAGCATCGCAGCCGGAATGCCGGCTCCGGTGTCGCTTACCGCAATCATGGCGTAGCGACCGGGCCGGACGTCGCTATGCATCCTCGCATATTTGTCATCGAGCATGACAGAGCCGGTTTCGATGATGAGCTTGCCGCCATCGGGCATCGCGTCGCGGGCGTTAAGGGCAAGATTGAGGATCGCGGTGGCGAGTTGATTGGGATCGACGATCGCGGGGCATGTTTCGTCTTCGAACACGGATTCGATCTCGACATGCTCGCCGAGCGTCCGCTGCAGTAGTTTCGCCGTGTCGATAATCAGCGTGTTGACATCGGTTACCTTCGGCTCCAGCGGCTGCTTGCGTGCGAAGGCGAGCAGGTGCTGGGTAAGGTCGGCGCCGCGTGAGGCCGCCTCGTCGATCATTCGCGTGATGGCGGCAAGCTGCGGTTCGCCCTTGACGGCGTCAGCCAGAATTTCGATCGTTCCCGTGATCACCGTCAGGATATTGTTGAAGTCGTGCGCGATGCCGCCGGTGAGCTGTCCCATCGCCTCCATCTTCTCGGCCTGCCGGATCCTGTCCTCGGCCGCGATCCTGTCGGTGAGATCGCGCATGAAGCCGTTGAACACGAATCCGTTGCGCCGCCGAAGCTCGGTAATGCTGAGCTCGACCTTGATTTCCTTTCCGTCGCGCCGCATCGCCTCGATTTCGAAGCGGCGGCCGAGGACGGCGGCCTCGCCGGTGCGCAGAAACCGCTCCAGGCCGACCTTGTGTGCATCGCGGTGGACGTCGGGAATGATCAGCTCGCTCAGCTTGGTGCCAACCGCTTCCGCGCGCGACCAGCCGAATATCTTCTCCGCCTGCGAGTTCCAGTCAGTGACGATACCCTGATCGTCCATCTGCACGAAGGCATCGAGCGCGGTGTCGATAATGCCGCGCGCGAGCTGTTCGCTTTCGCGCAACGTCTCCTGTGCCAGGCGGCTCTCGGTCATGTCGCGACCGACGAAGAAGAAGCGCTTGGCCGGCTCGGACCATGTCCCGAGCCACGACAACCACACCTCTCGTCCGTCCTTGTGAATGCAGCGGGTATCGGAAATCTTCGGGCGCTGCCCGCGCCGTGCTGCACGCATTTCCTGACGCGAGGTCTCAAGGTGGTCGCGATGGATGAAGTCCTCCCCGCTGCGGCCGATCATTTCTTCCGGCCGATAACCCAATATGGCCTCGCAACTCGGGCTGATCTGAACCAGGAATCCCCGGGAATCCATCACCATGATCAGATCCTGCGAGGTCTCGAAGATACGTCGAAGCTCTTCGGTCTGTTGCCGCAGCACCTGCCTCGTCATGTTGGTTTCGGTGATGTCGCGTGCCACCTTCGAGATGCCGATGGTCGTGCCTGAGGGAGTCTTGATCGGGGAGACGCTGAGCGAGACTTCGATCCGGCTGCCATCTTTTTTCAGGCGGACGGTTTCATGTTGTTCGATGCGTTCGCCCGAGCCGATCCGGCGCAACGTGTCATGCACCTCGGGCAGCCGGTCCATCGGAACGAGAAGGGTAATATTCTTGCCCACAGTTTCCGTAGCCGTGTACCCGAACAGCCGCTCGGCGGCCGAATTCCAGCCGGTGATCGTGCCATCGAGCGACGTCGTGATGATGGAGTCATTGGAGGATTCGACCGCTGCGCTGAACAGCCGTTCCCGTTCGGCGTGATGATCGCGTGCAGCTACGGTGCGGCGATGCTCCTGGACCTCCTGTTGGAGCGCCGCGGTTTTTGCATTGACCTCCTCGATCGCGTGCGCAAACGCGCGCGCAAGCACGCCGGTCTCGCCGCGCGCATCGACCGGGATGGCCGCCTTGCCTTTGGCCACGCCCTGAACGGCTTCGGTGAGGCGGACAATCGGCCGGGCCAGCGACCTCGCGATCAGCAGCGCCAGCACGGCTGCGCACAACACCGCGATCGCCCCGACCAGAAGCGAGGTATTTCGGATGCTGGCAGCCGGGGCCATGATCGCAGCGTTCGGGGTGGTCTCGATGACCCCAACCCATTCTGAACCGGCCAGGACGGCGGGAGCAAACGCGATCCCGTTGGACCGCCCAGCCTGGTCCGCAACGATATCGGCGCTGCCTTGCTTTGCCCCGGACTGCGACGCCAGATGTGGGAAGTCAGCTTTCCAATCGTTGGGTTTGCCGAGCAACAAGCCGAATTCGCGCGACCGGTCGGGGTGAATGAGATAGTCGCCCTGCCGGTTGACGACGTAGATCGTCTCGCCCGGCCACGCCGATGCTCTGATACGGTCGAACGCGCGGCGCATGTCGACATTGACCATGAAAAGGCCGAACGGCTTGCCGTCGTCCGAGAAGATCGGCGTCGCGATGCGAAGCGTCGGCCTGTGCACCTCTTCGATGAGTCCGTTGCGGCGACCCAAATCGAGCGGTGAGACGTAGATTTGTCCAGGAGGGAGCCGCATCGTTTCCTGGAAATAGCTGCGATTATTTCTCTTCAGCAATCCCTCTTCAGGCACGATCCGAACCGTGTCGTTCGGTCCCGCGCGATCGACGCGGACAAGCTCACGGCCATCGTCATCAAGTCCTATGATCCGAATCATCGCATAGGCTGGCTTGGCTTCGAGTTCGGCCGCGAAGCGCGAAGCTAGCCGGTCGCGCCAGACCTTTTCGGAGACACCATCGGCCGGATCTGTACCCCCCGCTCTACGGGCGCGGACCAATCCATGCAGCGCCGCTGCGGAACGAAAGCCCGTGACATCTCCGGTCGCGCTCGCCGCGTAATATTCAAGGTCGGTCGCGATCTGCCGCGAATGGGTCTCGATGCGGTCGCGGGCGCGCAGGAGCAGCGCTTGTTCCAGATTGCGATAGCTCAGCCATCCGACCGCGGTAACCGCGATCGCGACCAACGCAATCATCGCGATGGCTAGCCTGGTTGTGAGCGTCATGTCGGTGTTCGGTCGCCCCGCTCCGCTCCGGCAATCCACCGGACGAATCGGATGCTATGGCGCATTACGGGGAGGACGCAACACCGCGGGGCGTGCCGGCGAGCCACGTTCGGCGGCTTCCAGGCAGCCCGTGACGGCAGCCAGAAGGTCGGCCGGCCGGAACGGCTTCTGCAGACTGGAAATCGCTCCGAGCTTGGTCGCCATGGTCAGGAAGTCGGGAGCTGAGTCCGCTTCGGACGAGATCGGCCGGCCGGAGATGACAATGATCGGCATCTGCGGCCGCTGTTGGCGAACCATCCGCATGGTTTCAAATCCGTCCATTCCAGGCATAAAAATGTCGAGGAACAGCAGATCGAAATCTCCGCTCTTGCACAATGCCAGGCCCTTCCGCCCGTCATCGGCGGTGACCACGCTATGCCCGGCGCGCTCCAGCAGCAGGCGGACCGTCATCTGGACCGCCACATCGTCATCGATGAGCATTTTTGCCAAAGTAAAAGGTTCTCCGGGCCCCGCTGGAATCAAATCAACGGCAGGTTGCGAGTTTTGCCGAATCCGCGTGTTGCCGCAACTGCTACCCCGGCAGGAACGTTCCGGTTGGGCGCTCAAAAAGCCGGTACAAAATGTCGGCATCCGGGCAGACAAATATGGAACCCGGAGCGTGCGAGCGCGATTCGCCCCGCGCGCATGCGGTGTAGTTAGCCGAGATCAGTTGCTGAGATATTCCGGATAGCGCGAGCGGATTTCGTCAAGTTCGCTCAGCGTGCCCGACAAATGGGTACGCAGGTGCTTCTGCGCCGCTTCGGGTTCGCCGGCCTCGATCGCTTTTGCAATCAGCTTGTGATGCCGCAGGATATCTTGCGCCTTGCCAGGGGAGGGCAGATGCAGCCGGCGCAGCCGGTCGATATGTCCGCTGCGGCTGCGCACCAATGACCAGATGTCCTGCTTGTCGG
This genomic window contains:
- a CDS encoding response regulator translates to MLIDDDVAVQMTVRLLLERAGHSVVTADDGRKGLALCKSGDFDLLFLDIFMPGMDGFETMRMVRQQRPQMPIIVISGRPISSEADSAPDFLTMATKLGAISSLQKPFRPADLLAAVTGCLEAAERGSPARPAVLRPPRNAP
- a CDS encoding PAS domain S-box protein, with the protein product MTLTTRLAIAMIALVAIAVTAVGWLSYRNLEQALLLRARDRIETHSRQIATDLEYYAASATGDVTGFRSAAALHGLVRARRAGGTDPADGVSEKVWRDRLASRFAAELEAKPAYAMIRIIGLDDDGRELVRVDRAGPNDTVRIVPEEGLLKRNNRSYFQETMRLPPGQIYVSPLDLGRRNGLIEEVHRPTLRIATPIFSDDGKPFGLFMVNVDMRRAFDRIRASAWPGETIYVVNRQGDYLIHPDRSREFGLLLGKPNDWKADFPHLASQSGAKQGSADIVADQAGRSNGIAFAPAVLAGSEWVGVIETTPNAAIMAPAASIRNTSLLVGAIAVLCAAVLALLIARSLARPIVRLTEAVQGVAKGKAAIPVDARGETGVLARAFAHAIEEVNAKTAALQQEVQEHRRTVAARDHHAERERLFSAAVESSNDSIITTSLDGTITGWNSAAERLFGYTATETVGKNITLLVPMDRLPEVHDTLRRIGSGERIEQHETVRLKKDGSRIEVSLSVSPIKTPSGTTIGISKVARDITETNMTRQVLRQQTEELRRIFETSQDLIMVMDSRGFLVQISPSCEAILGYRPEEMIGRSGEDFIHRDHLETSRQEMRAARRGQRPKISDTRCIHKDGREVWLSWLGTWSEPAKRFFFVGRDMTESRLAQETLRESEQLARGIIDTALDAFVQMDDQGIVTDWNSQAEKIFGWSRAEAVGTKLSELIIPDVHRDAHKVGLERFLRTGEAAVLGRRFEIEAMRRDGKEIKVELSITELRRRNGFVFNGFMRDLTDRIAAEDRIRQAEKMEAMGQLTGGIAHDFNNILTVITGTIEILADAVKGEPQLAAITRMIDEAASRGADLTQHLLAFARKQPLEPKVTDVNTLIIDTAKLLQRTLGEHVEIESVFEDETCPAIVDPNQLATAILNLALNARDAMPDGGKLIIETGSVMLDDKYARMHSDVRPGRYAMIAVSDTGAGIPAAMLDKVFNPFFTSKGPGKGTGLGLSMVYGFIKQSAGHIMIYSEEGHGTTIKMYLPPATGALPAIEATLAPAVEGGHETILVVEDDKLVRDYVLAQLHSLGYVTLDAANATEALALVHTGHPFDLLFTDVIMPGMNGRQLADEIAKARPGLKVLFTSGYTENAIIHHGRLDEGVLLLAKPYRKSDMAIMIRKALAD